The following are encoded together in the Xanthomonas vesicatoria ATCC 35937 genome:
- the rpsL gene encoding 30S ribosomal protein S12 produces MATINQLVRKPRQATTYKSASPALDKCPQRRGVCTRVYTTTPKKPNSALRKVAKVRLTNQEEVISYIGGEGHNLQEHSVVLIRGGRVKDLPGVRYHTVRGSLDAAGVAKRRQGRSKYGAKRPKS; encoded by the coding sequence ATGGCAACGATCAATCAGCTGGTCCGCAAGCCCCGGCAAGCGACCACCTACAAGAGTGCCTCCCCGGCACTGGACAAGTGTCCGCAGCGTCGTGGCGTCTGCACACGCGTCTATACCACTACCCCGAAGAAGCCGAACTCGGCCCTGCGTAAGGTTGCCAAAGTGCGCCTGACGAACCAGGAAGAGGTCATCAGCTACATCGGTGGTGAAGGCCACAACCTGCAGGAGCACTCCGTGGTCCTGATTCGTGGTGGTCGCGTCAAGGATCTTCCCGGTGTGCGTTATCACACCGTCCGTGGTTCGCTGGACGCCGCCGGCGTCGCAAAGCGCCGTCAAGGTCGTTCCAAGTACGGCGCCAAGCGCCCGAAGAGCTAA
- the rpoC gene encoding DNA-directed RNA polymerase subunit beta': protein MKDLLNLFNQQRQTLDFDAIKIALASPDLIRSWSYGEVKKPETINYRTFKPERDGLFCAAIFGPIKDYECLCGKYKRMKHRGVVCEKCGTEVTLAKVRRERMGHIDLASPVAHIWFLKSLPSRIGLMLDMTLRDIERVLYFEAYVVTEPGLTPLERRQLLTEEQYLTARQEYNDDFDAAMGAEAVYELLRTIDLQSEMTRLREEIASTGSETKLKRLTKRIKLIEAFLESGNRPEWMVMTVLPVLPPDLRPLVPLDGGRFATSDLNDLYRRVINRNNRLRRLLELNAPDIIVRNEKRMLQESVDALLDNGRRGRAITGTNKRPLKSLADMIKGKQGRFRQNLLGKRVDYSGRSVITVGPYLKLHQCGLPKKMALELFKPFVFAKLQRRGLATTIKAAKKLVEREEAEVWDILEEVIREHPVLLNRAPTLHRLGIQAFEPVLIEGKAIQLHPLVCTAFNADFDGDQMAVHVPLSLEAQLEARALMMSTNNILSPANGEPIIVPSQDVVLGLYYMSRALENKKGEGMVFANTSEVKRAYDNRVVELHAKVKVRITQVDVEADGKRSSGTSIVDTTVGRALLSEILPEGLPFQLANTEMTKKNISRLINSSYRLLGLKDTVVFADKLMYTGYAYATRAGVSIGIDDMLIPDEKKGILTEAEAEVLEIQEQYQSGLVTAGERYNKVVDIWSRTSERIAKAMMDTIGTEKVENAKGETIDQKSMNSLYIMADSGARGSQAQIRQLAGMRGLMARPDGSIIETPIKANFREGLNVQEYFNSTHGARKGLADTALKTANSGYLTRRLVDVAQDVVITEVDCGTTEGLIMTPIVEGGDVVEPLKERVLGRVVAEDVYLPGNDEEPIVTRNTLLDEAWVAKLEDASVQSVKVRSTISCESSFGVCARCYGRDLARGHQVNIGEAVGVIAAQSIGEPGTQLTMRTFHIGGAASRAAAVDNITVKTTGSIKFNNLKSVEHANGSLVAVSRSGELSVLDGHGRERERYKLPYGATITAKDGDAVKAGQGVANWDPHNHPIVSEVAGFIRFIDFVDGVTVIEKTDELTGLASREITDPKRRGAHAKELRPIVRIVDGKGNDLTIPNTDLPAQYLLPPRSIVNLQDGAAVGVGDVVAKIPQEASKTRDITGGLPRVADLFEARKPKDPAILAERSGIISFGKDTKGKQRLIIKDTDGSEHEELIPKYRQIIVFEGEHVTKGETVVDGEPSPQDILRLLGVEPLAAYLVKEIQDVYRLQGVKINDKHIEVITRQMLRKVEIVDQGNSKFLNGEQVERQRVIEENARLTTRNELPAKYDPVLLGITKASLATESFISAASFQETTRVLTEAAVRGTRDNLRGLKENVIVGRLIPAGTGLAYHAGRRKSSGLTDSEMETLSGKPAVAEPVAAVADAGADEE, encoded by the coding sequence ATGAAAGACCTGCTCAACCTCTTCAATCAGCAGCGCCAGACGCTAGATTTCGACGCGATCAAGATCGCGTTGGCATCGCCTGACCTGATCCGTTCATGGTCCTACGGCGAAGTGAAGAAGCCCGAAACCATCAACTACCGTACCTTCAAGCCCGAGCGTGACGGCCTGTTCTGCGCCGCCATCTTCGGACCGATCAAGGATTACGAGTGCCTGTGCGGCAAGTACAAGCGCATGAAGCACCGTGGCGTGGTCTGCGAAAAGTGCGGCACCGAAGTCACCCTGGCCAAGGTGCGTCGCGAGCGCATGGGCCACATCGACCTGGCCTCGCCGGTCGCGCACATCTGGTTCCTCAAGTCGCTGCCGTCGCGTATCGGCCTGATGCTGGACATGACTCTGCGTGACATCGAGCGCGTGCTGTACTTCGAAGCCTATGTGGTCACCGAGCCGGGCCTGACCCCGCTCGAGCGCCGCCAGTTGCTGACCGAAGAGCAGTACCTGACCGCACGCCAGGAGTACAACGACGACTTCGACGCCGCCATGGGCGCCGAGGCCGTGTACGAGCTGCTGCGCACGATCGACCTGCAGTCGGAAATGACCCGTCTGCGCGAAGAAATCGCCAGCACCGGTTCGGAAACCAAGCTCAAGCGCCTCACCAAGCGCATCAAGCTGATCGAAGCCTTCCTGGAATCGGGCAACCGTCCGGAATGGATGGTCATGACCGTGCTTCCCGTGCTGCCGCCGGACCTGCGTCCGTTGGTGCCGCTGGATGGTGGCCGCTTCGCGACCTCGGATCTGAACGATCTGTACCGCCGCGTGATCAACCGTAACAACCGCCTGCGTCGCCTGCTCGAGCTCAATGCGCCGGACATCATCGTGCGCAACGAAAAGCGCATGCTGCAGGAATCGGTCGATGCGCTGCTGGACAACGGCCGTCGCGGCCGTGCCATCACCGGCACCAACAAGCGTCCGCTGAAGTCGCTGGCCGACATGATCAAGGGCAAGCAGGGCCGGTTCCGTCAGAACCTGCTCGGCAAGCGCGTGGACTACTCCGGTCGTTCGGTCATCACCGTCGGTCCGTACCTCAAGCTGCACCAGTGCGGCCTGCCGAAGAAGATGGCGCTGGAGCTGTTCAAGCCGTTCGTGTTCGCCAAGCTGCAGCGTCGCGGCCTGGCCACCACCATCAAGGCCGCCAAGAAGCTGGTCGAGCGCGAAGAAGCCGAAGTCTGGGACATCCTGGAAGAAGTGATCCGCGAGCACCCGGTGCTGCTGAACCGTGCGCCGACCCTGCACCGCCTGGGCATCCAGGCGTTCGAGCCGGTGTTGATCGAAGGCAAGGCCATCCAGCTGCATCCGCTGGTGTGTACTGCGTTCAACGCCGACTTCGACGGTGACCAGATGGCCGTCCACGTGCCGCTCTCGCTGGAAGCCCAGCTGGAAGCGCGTGCGCTGATGATGTCCACCAACAACATCCTGTCGCCGGCCAACGGCGAGCCGATCATCGTGCCATCGCAGGACGTGGTGTTGGGCCTGTACTACATGAGCCGCGCCCTGGAGAACAAGAAGGGCGAAGGCATGGTGTTCGCCAACACCAGCGAAGTGAAGCGCGCCTACGACAACCGCGTGGTGGAACTGCACGCCAAGGTCAAGGTCCGCATCACCCAGGTGGACGTGGAAGCCGACGGCAAGCGCAGCAGCGGCACCTCGATCGTGGACACCACGGTCGGTCGTGCGCTGCTGAGCGAAATCCTGCCCGAAGGCCTGCCGTTCCAGCTGGCCAACACCGAGATGACCAAGAAGAACATCTCGCGTCTGATCAACTCCAGCTACCGTCTGCTGGGCTTGAAGGACACCGTCGTGTTCGCCGACAAGCTGATGTACACCGGCTATGCCTATGCGACCCGCGCAGGCGTGTCGATCGGCATCGACGACATGCTGATCCCCGACGAGAAGAAGGGCATCCTCACCGAGGCCGAAGCCGAAGTGCTGGAAATCCAGGAGCAGTACCAGTCGGGCCTGGTCACCGCCGGCGAGCGCTACAACAAGGTCGTGGACATCTGGTCGCGCACCAGCGAGCGCATCGCCAAGGCGATGATGGATACCATCGGTACCGAAAAGGTCGAAAACGCCAAGGGTGAGACCATCGACCAGAAGTCGATGAACTCGCTTTACATCATGGCCGACTCCGGTGCGCGTGGTAGCCAGGCGCAGATCCGTCAGCTGGCCGGTATGCGCGGCCTGATGGCGCGTCCGGACGGCTCGATCATCGAGACGCCCATCAAGGCGAACTTCCGCGAAGGCTTGAACGTGCAGGAGTACTTCAACTCCACCCACGGTGCGCGTAAGGGTCTGGCCGATACCGCGTTGAAGACCGCGAACTCGGGTTATCTGACCCGTCGTCTGGTCGACGTGGCGCAGGACGTGGTGATCACCGAAGTCGATTGCGGCACCACCGAAGGGTTGATCATGACCCCGATCGTGGAAGGCGGCGACGTGGTGGAGCCGTTGAAGGAGCGCGTGCTGGGCCGCGTCGTGGCCGAGGACGTGTACCTGCCGGGCAACGACGAAGAACCGATCGTCACCCGCAACACGCTGCTCGACGAAGCCTGGGTCGCCAAGCTGGAAGACGCCAGCGTGCAGTCGGTGAAGGTGCGTTCGACCATCAGCTGCGAGTCGTCGTTCGGCGTGTGCGCACGTTGCTACGGTCGCGATCTTGCACGTGGTCACCAGGTCAACATCGGTGAAGCGGTCGGCGTCATCGCCGCCCAGTCGATCGGTGAGCCGGGTACCCAGCTGACCATGCGTACGTTCCACATCGGTGGTGCGGCATCGCGTGCGGCGGCAGTGGACAACATCACGGTCAAGACCACCGGTTCGATCAAGTTCAACAACTTGAAGTCGGTCGAGCACGCCAATGGGTCGCTGGTTGCGGTCTCGCGTTCGGGCGAACTATCCGTGCTCGATGGCCACGGTCGCGAGCGCGAGCGTTACAAGCTGCCCTACGGTGCCACCATCACGGCCAAGGACGGTGATGCGGTCAAGGCTGGCCAGGGCGTGGCCAACTGGGATCCGCATAACCACCCGATCGTGTCGGAAGTGGCCGGTTTCATCCGCTTCATCGACTTCGTCGACGGCGTCACCGTCATCGAGAAGACCGACGAGCTGACCGGCCTGGCGTCGCGCGAAATCACCGACCCGAAGCGTCGTGGCGCACATGCCAAGGAACTGCGGCCGATCGTGCGTATCGTCGATGGCAAGGGCAACGACCTCACCATCCCGAACACCGATCTGCCGGCGCAGTACCTGCTGCCGCCGCGCTCCATCGTCAACCTGCAGGACGGCGCTGCCGTCGGCGTGGGCGACGTGGTTGCGAAGATCCCGCAGGAAGCGTCCAAGACCCGCGACATCACCGGTGGTCTGCCGCGCGTTGCCGACTTGTTCGAAGCACGCAAGCCGAAGGATCCGGCGATCCTGGCCGAGCGCTCGGGCATCATCAGCTTCGGTAAGGACACCAAGGGCAAGCAGCGCCTGATCATCAAGGACACCGATGGTTCGGAACACGAAGAGCTGATCCCGAAGTACCGCCAGATCATCGTGTTCGAAGGCGAGCATGTCACCAAGGGCGAAACCGTGGTGGACGGCGAGCCAAGCCCGCAGGACATCCTGCGTCTGCTGGGTGTCGAGCCGTTGGCTGCGTATCTGGTCAAGGAAATCCAGGACGTCTATCGCCTGCAGGGCGTGAAGATCAACGACAAGCACATCGAAGTGATCACGCGTCAGATGTTGCGCAAGGTCGAGATCGTCGACCAGGGCAACAGCAAGTTCCTCAACGGCGAGCAGGTCGAGCGCCAGCGCGTCATCGAGGAAAATGCACGCCTGACCACGCGCAACGAACTGCCGGCCAAGTACGATCCGGTGTTGCTGGGTATCACCAAGGCCTCGCTGGCCACCGAGTCGTTCATCTCGGCGGCGTCGTTCCAGGAGACCACCCGCGTGCTGACCGAGGCTGCCGTGCGCGGCACCCGCGACAACCTGCGCGGTCTCAAGGAAAACGTGATCGTGGGCCGTCTGATCCCGGCCGGTACCGGTCTGGCGTATCACGCCGGCCGTCGCAAGTCGTCGGGTCTGACCGACTCGGAAATGGAAACGCTGTCGGGCAAGCCCGCAGTAGCCGAACCGGTCGCAGCCGTGGCCGACGCTGGCGCGGACGAGGAGTAA
- the rplJ gene encoding 50S ribosomal protein L10, whose translation MALNLSQKQEVVAELADIAAKAHSLIAAEYAGTTVSQMTAMRKQARETGVFLKVVKNTLAVRAVEGTEFAVASDKLVGPLVYAFSMEEPGAAGRLIKEFAKSNDKLQAKVVAIGGELFPASHVDVLASLPTRDQALAMLARVLSEPAAMFARAVKAVGDKQGGGDEAAAPVAETAEA comes from the coding sequence ATGGCTCTCAATCTGTCCCAGAAGCAAGAAGTAGTCGCCGAGCTGGCAGACATCGCCGCCAAGGCCCACTCCCTGATCGCCGCCGAATACGCTGGCACCACGGTCTCCCAGATGACCGCGATGCGCAAGCAGGCCCGCGAAACCGGCGTGTTCTTGAAAGTTGTCAAGAACACCCTGGCCGTGCGTGCCGTCGAAGGTACCGAATTTGCTGTCGCGTCTGACAAGCTGGTTGGTCCTTTGGTGTATGCGTTTTCGATGGAGGAGCCCGGCGCTGCCGGTCGCCTGATCAAGGAATTCGCCAAGAGCAACGACAAGCTGCAGGCCAAGGTTGTGGCAATCGGTGGGGAACTGTTCCCGGCGAGCCACGTCGACGTGTTGGCTTCGCTGCCGACCCGCGATCAGGCTCTGGCCATGCTGGCCCGCGTGCTGTCCGAACCGGCTGCCATGTTCGCCCGTGCCGTCAAGGCCGTTGGCGACAAGCAGGGTGGTGGCGACGAAGCCGCCGCGCCGGTCGCCGAGACTGCCGAAGCTTGA
- the rpsG gene encoding 30S ribosomal protein S7 yields MSRKGSTPQRTVLPDPKHGSETIARFINMVMQSGKKSVAEKIVYGAMDVIGEKNPNAVELVQKALDNVAPAVEVKSRRVGGATYQVPVEVRSSRRMALAMRWLIDSARKRGENTMPRKLAAELLDASESRGGAIKKREETHRMAEANKAFAHYRW; encoded by the coding sequence ATGTCCCGTAAAGGTTCTACTCCGCAGCGCACCGTCCTGCCTGATCCCAAGCATGGCAGCGAAACCATTGCCCGCTTCATCAATATGGTGATGCAAAGTGGCAAGAAGTCGGTTGCTGAGAAAATTGTCTATGGCGCGATGGACGTCATTGGCGAAAAGAATCCGAATGCCGTCGAGCTGGTGCAGAAAGCACTGGACAACGTGGCCCCGGCTGTCGAAGTCAAATCGCGTCGCGTTGGTGGTGCTACCTATCAGGTGCCCGTCGAAGTGCGCTCCTCCCGTCGCATGGCGCTGGCAATGCGCTGGTTGATCGATTCCGCGCGCAAGCGTGGCGAGAACACCATGCCGCGCAAGCTGGCTGCAGAACTGTTGGACGCCTCGGAAAGCCGCGGCGGCGCGATCAAGAAGCGCGAAGAGACCCACCGTATGGCGGAAGCGAACAAGGCGTTCGCACACTACCGCTGGTGA
- the rplL gene encoding 50S ribosomal protein L7/L12 gives MSLTNEQIVDAIAEKSLMEVMELVKAIEEKFGVSAAAPVAAAAAGPAAVVEEQTEFNVVLVNCGANKVGVIKAVRAVTGLGLKEAKDLTEAGGILKEGASKDEAEKIKKELTEAGATVEVK, from the coding sequence ATGTCCCTTACCAACGAACAGATCGTCGACGCCATCGCCGAGAAGTCCCTGATGGAAGTGATGGAGCTGGTCAAGGCCATCGAAGAGAAGTTCGGCGTCTCTGCCGCCGCTCCGGTCGCTGCCGCTGCAGCTGGCCCGGCCGCTGTGGTCGAAGAACAGACCGAATTCAACGTGGTGCTGGTCAACTGCGGCGCCAACAAGGTCGGCGTCATTAAGGCCGTCCGCGCCGTGACCGGCCTGGGCCTGAAGGAAGCCAAGGATCTGACCGAAGCCGGTGGCATCCTGAAGGAAGGCGCGTCGAAGGACGAAGCCGAGAAGATCAAGAAGGAACTGACCGAAGCCGGCGCGACCGTCGAAGTCAAGTAA
- the rpoB gene encoding DNA-directed RNA polymerase subunit beta, with product MTSYSFTEKKRIRKDFGKQRSILEVPFLLAIQVDSYREFLQEDVEPTKRKDLGLHAALKSVFPISSYSGNAALEYVGYKLGQPVFDERECRQRGMSYGAPLRVTVRLVIYDRESSTKAIKYVKEQEVYLGEIPLMTGNGTFIVNGTERVIVSQLHRSPGVFFDHDRGKTHSSGKLLYSARIIPYRGSWLDFEFDPKDALFTRIDRRRKLPVSILLRALGYSNEEMLAEFFEINTFHINPDEGVQLELVPERLRGETLNFDLADGDKVIVEAGKRITARHVKQLEAAGVAALAVPDDYLVGRILSHDVVDGSTGELLANANDEISEDQLAAFRKAGVDAVGTLWVNDLDRGPYLSNTLRIDPTKTQLEALVEIYRMMRPGEPPTKEAAQNLFHNLFFTFERYDLSTVGRMKFNRRVGRKEVLGESVLYDKKYFAERNDEESKRLVAEHTDTSDILEVIKVLTEIRNGRGVVDDIDHLGNRRVRSVGEMAENVFRVGLVRVERAVKERLSMAESEGLTPQELINAKPVAAAIKEFFGSSQLSQFMDQNNPLSEVTHKRRVSALGPGGLTRERAGFEVRDVHPTHYGRVCTIETPEGPNIGLINSLAVFARTNQYGFLETPYRKVLDGKVSDDVEYLSAIEENEYVIAQANALTDAKNMLTEQFVPCRFQGESLLKPPAEVHFMDVSPMQTVSVAAALVPFLEHDDANRALMGANMQRQAVPTLRSQKPLVGTGIERAVARDSGVTVNALRGGVIEQIDAARIVVKVNEAEIGGGTDAGVDIYNLIKYTRSNQNTCINQRPLVNVGDVIARGDVLADGPSTDIGELALGQNMLIAFMPWNGYNFEDSILLSERVVEEDRYTTIHIEELTCVARDTKLGPEEISADIPNVSEQALNRLDESGVVYIGAEVRAGDIMVGKVTPKGESQLTPEEKLLRAIFGEKASDVKDSSLRVPPGMDGTVIDVQVFTRDGIEKDKRARQIEESEIKRVKKDFDDQFRILEAAIYARLRSQIVGKVANGGPNLKKGDNVTDAYLDGLKKSDWFQLRMKDEDAADAIERAQKQIQAHEKEFEARFADKRGKITQGDDLAPGVLKMVKVFLAVKRRIQPGDKMAGRHGNKGVVSNVVPVEDMPYMATGEPVDIVLNPLGVPSRMNIGQILEVHLGWAAKGLGRKIQRMLEAQAAVSELRKFLDDIYNHDNAINAQRVDLSQFSDEELLNLGKNLIDGVPMATPVFDGASEAEIKRMLELAELPQSGQTQLYDGRTGEAFDRKTTVGYMHYLKLNHLVDDKMHARSTGPYSLVTQQPLGGKAQFGGQRFGEMEVWALEAYGAAYTLQEMLTVKSDDVQGRNQMYKNIVDGEHEMVAGMPESFNVLVKEIRSLAINMELEE from the coding sequence ATGACGTCTTATTCGTTCACCGAAAAAAAGCGTATCCGCAAGGATTTCGGTAAGCAGCGCTCGATTCTCGAAGTGCCGTTCCTGCTTGCCATCCAGGTGGATTCCTATCGTGAATTCCTGCAGGAAGACGTGGAGCCGACCAAGCGCAAGGACCTCGGTCTGCATGCTGCTCTGAAGTCGGTGTTCCCGATCTCCAGCTACAGCGGCAACGCTGCGCTCGAGTATGTGGGCTACAAGTTGGGTCAGCCGGTGTTTGACGAGCGTGAATGCCGTCAGCGTGGCATGAGCTATGGCGCGCCGCTGCGCGTGACCGTCCGCCTGGTGATTTACGACCGCGAGTCGTCGACCAAGGCCATCAAGTACGTGAAGGAGCAGGAGGTCTATCTCGGCGAAATCCCGCTGATGACCGGCAACGGTACCTTCATCGTCAACGGCACCGAGCGCGTGATCGTGTCGCAGCTGCACCGCTCGCCGGGTGTGTTCTTCGACCACGACCGTGGCAAGACGCACAGCTCGGGCAAGCTGCTGTACAGCGCTCGCATCATTCCGTACCGCGGTTCCTGGCTGGACTTCGAGTTCGACCCGAAGGACGCGCTGTTCACCCGTATTGACCGTCGCCGCAAGCTGCCGGTGTCGATCCTGCTGCGTGCGCTTGGCTACAGCAACGAAGAGATGCTGGCCGAGTTCTTCGAGATCAATACGTTCCACATCAATCCGGACGAAGGCGTGCAGCTGGAGCTGGTGCCGGAGCGTCTGCGTGGTGAAACGCTGAACTTCGACCTGGCCGATGGCGACAAGGTCATCGTGGAAGCGGGCAAGCGCATCACTGCGCGTCACGTCAAGCAGCTGGAAGCTGCGGGCGTTGCCGCGCTGGCTGTGCCGGACGACTACCTGGTCGGCCGCATCCTGTCGCACGACGTGGTCGATGGTTCGACCGGCGAGCTGCTGGCCAACGCCAACGACGAAATCAGTGAAGATCAGCTGGCTGCGTTCCGCAAGGCCGGCGTCGATGCGGTCGGCACCCTGTGGGTGAACGACCTGGATCGTGGTCCGTACCTGTCCAACACCTTGCGCATCGATCCGACCAAGACGCAGCTGGAAGCGTTGGTCGAGATCTACCGCATGATGCGTCCGGGCGAGCCGCCGACCAAGGAAGCCGCGCAGAACCTGTTCCACAACCTGTTCTTCACCTTCGAGCGCTACGACCTGTCCACGGTCGGCCGCATGAAGTTCAACCGTCGCGTTGGCCGCAAGGAAGTGCTGGGCGAGTCGGTGCTGTACGACAAGAAGTACTTTGCCGAGCGTAACGACGAGGAATCCAAGCGTCTGGTCGCCGAGCACACCGACACCTCCGACATCCTGGAAGTGATCAAGGTGCTCACCGAAATCCGTAACGGTCGCGGCGTGGTCGATGACATCGATCACCTGGGCAACCGTCGCGTGCGTTCGGTCGGCGAAATGGCCGAGAACGTGTTCCGCGTGGGCCTGGTCCGCGTCGAGCGCGCGGTCAAGGAACGCCTGTCGATGGCCGAATCCGAAGGCCTGACCCCGCAGGAACTGATCAACGCCAAGCCCGTGGCCGCGGCGATCAAGGAGTTCTTCGGCTCCTCGCAGCTGTCGCAGTTCATGGACCAGAACAACCCGCTGTCGGAAGTGACGCACAAGCGTCGCGTCTCCGCTCTGGGCCCGGGCGGTCTGACCCGCGAGCGCGCCGGCTTCGAAGTGCGCGACGTGCATCCGACCCATTACGGCCGCGTCTGCACAATCGAAACGCCTGAAGGTCCGAACATCGGCCTGATCAACTCGCTGGCCGTGTTCGCCCGCACCAACCAGTACGGCTTCCTCGAGACGCCGTACCGCAAGGTGCTGGACGGCAAGGTCTCCGACGACGTCGAGTACCTGTCGGCGATCGAGGAAAACGAGTACGTGATCGCCCAGGCGAACGCGCTGACCGACGCCAAGAACATGCTCACCGAGCAGTTCGTGCCGTGCCGGTTCCAGGGCGAGTCGCTGCTGAAGCCGCCGGCCGAAGTGCACTTCATGGACGTCTCGCCGATGCAGACCGTGTCGGTTGCCGCGGCGCTGGTGCCGTTCCTGGAACACGATGACGCCAACCGTGCACTGATGGGCGCCAACATGCAGCGCCAGGCCGTGCCGACGCTGCGTTCGCAGAAGCCGTTGGTGGGTACCGGCATCGAGCGTGCGGTTGCGCGCGACTCGGGCGTGACCGTCAATGCGTTGCGTGGTGGCGTGATCGAGCAGATCGACGCGGCCCGCATCGTGGTCAAGGTCAACGAGGCAGAAATCGGCGGCGGCACCGATGCCGGCGTGGATATCTACAACCTGATCAAGTACACCCGCTCCAACCAGAACACCTGCATCAACCAGCGTCCGCTGGTGAACGTGGGCGACGTGATCGCGCGCGGCGACGTGCTGGCCGACGGCCCGTCCACCGACATCGGTGAGCTGGCGCTGGGTCAGAACATGCTGATCGCGTTCATGCCGTGGAACGGCTACAACTTCGAAGACTCCATCCTGCTCTCCGAGCGCGTGGTGGAAGAGGATCGTTACACCACGATCCACATCGAAGAATTGACCTGCGTTGCGCGCGACACCAAGTTGGGGCCGGAGGAAATTTCCGCCGACATCCCGAACGTGTCCGAGCAGGCGTTGAACCGTCTGGACGAGAGCGGCGTGGTGTACATCGGTGCGGAAGTGCGCGCCGGCGACATCATGGTCGGCAAGGTCACGCCGAAGGGCGAGAGCCAGCTGACTCCGGAAGAAAAGCTGCTGCGTGCGATCTTCGGTGAGAAGGCGTCCGACGTGAAGGACAGCTCGCTGCGCGTGCCCCCGGGCATGGACGGCACCGTCATCGACGTGCAGGTCTTCACCCGCGACGGCATCGAGAAGGACAAGCGTGCGCGCCAGATCGAGGAATCCGAGATCAAGCGCGTCAAAAAGGACTTCGACGACCAGTTCCGCATCCTGGAAGCGGCCATCTACGCACGTCTGCGCTCGCAGATCGTGGGCAAGGTCGCCAACGGCGGTCCGAACCTGAAGAAGGGCGACAACGTCACCGACGCGTACCTGGACGGGCTGAAGAAGTCCGATTGGTTCCAGCTGCGCATGAAGGACGAAGACGCCGCGGATGCCATCGAACGCGCGCAGAAGCAGATCCAGGCGCACGAGAAGGAATTCGAAGCACGGTTTGCCGACAAGCGCGGCAAGATCACCCAGGGCGACGACCTCGCACCGGGCGTGCTGAAGATGGTCAAGGTGTTCCTGGCCGTGAAGCGCCGCATCCAGCCGGGCGACAAGATGGCAGGCCGCCACGGCAACAAGGGTGTGGTCTCCAACGTCGTGCCGGTCGAGGACATGCCGTACATGGCCACCGGCGAGCCGGTGGACATCGTGCTGAACCCGCTCGGCGTGCCGTCGCGCATGAACATCGGCCAGATTCTGGAAGTGCATCTGGGGTGGGCCGCCAAGGGCCTGGGTCGCAAGATCCAGCGCATGCTGGAAGCCCAGGCGGCGGTCAGCGAATTGCGCAAGTTCCTGGACGACATCTACAACCACGACAATGCGATCAATGCACAGCGCGTGGATCTGTCGCAGTTCAGCGATGAGGAATTGCTCAACCTGGGCAAGAACCTGATCGATGGCGTGCCGATGGCCACCCCGGTGTTCGACGGCGCCAGCGAAGCGGAAATCAAGCGCATGCTGGAACTGGCCGAACTGCCGCAGAGCGGCCAGACCCAGCTGTACGACGGTCGCACCGGCGAGGCGTTCGATCGCAAGACCACGGTCGGCTACATGCACTACCTGAAGTTGAACCACTTGGTCGACGACAAGATGCATGCACGCTCGACTGGCCCGTACTCGCTCGTCACCCAGCAGCCGCTGGGCGGCAAGGCGCAGTTCGGCGGTCAGCGCTTCGGCGAAATGGAAGTCTGGGCGCTGGAAGCCTACGGCGCGGCCTACACCCTGCAGGAAATGCTGACGGTGAAGTCCGACGACGTGCAGGGCCGCAACCAGATGTACAAGAACATCGTCGATGGTGAGCACGAGATGGTCGCGGGCATGCCGGAATCCTTCAACGTGTTGGTGAAGGAAATCCGCTCGCTGGCGATCAACATGGAACTGGAAGAGTGA